In Luteimonas viscosa, the following proteins share a genomic window:
- the map gene encoding type I methionyl aminopeptidase: MSVIPKTPEQVEKMRVAGRLAAEVLQVVAEHVKPGVSTDELDRICHDHIVHVQKAVPANLGYKGYPKTTCISANNVICHGIPSQAKVLKDGDIINIDVTVIKDGWHGDTSRMYYVGTPSVMARRLVEVTREALFRGIRAVRPGATLGDIGHAIQEYAEGQRFSVVREYCGHGIGKVYHEDPQVLHYGRPGEGLVFQPGMTFTIEPMINEGTRFTRLLPDGWTVVTKDRKLSAQWEHTVLVTDDGVEILTRLPGDDNDL; encoded by the coding sequence ATGTCCGTGATCCCCAAGACTCCCGAACAGGTCGAGAAGATGCGCGTGGCCGGCCGGCTCGCGGCCGAAGTGCTGCAGGTCGTGGCCGAGCACGTGAAGCCCGGCGTCAGCACCGACGAGCTGGACCGCATCTGCCACGACCACATCGTCCACGTGCAGAAGGCGGTCCCGGCCAACCTCGGCTACAAGGGCTATCCGAAGACGACCTGCATCTCGGCCAACAACGTCATCTGCCACGGCATCCCGAGCCAGGCCAAGGTGCTCAAGGACGGCGACATCATCAACATCGACGTCACCGTCATCAAGGACGGCTGGCACGGCGATACCAGCCGCATGTACTACGTCGGCACGCCCTCGGTGATGGCCAGGCGGCTGGTGGAAGTCACCCGCGAGGCGCTGTTCCGCGGCATCCGCGCGGTGCGTCCGGGCGCCACCCTCGGCGACATCGGCCACGCCATCCAGGAGTACGCCGAAGGCCAGCGCTTCAGCGTGGTGCGCGAGTATTGCGGCCACGGCATCGGCAAGGTCTACCACGAGGATCCGCAGGTGCTGCACTACGGCCGGCCGGGCGAAGGGCTGGTGTTCCAGCCGGGCATGACCTTCACCATCGAGCCGATGATCAACGAGGGCACGCGGTTCACCCGGCTGCTGCCGGACGGCTGGACCGTGGTCACCAAGGACCGCAAGTTGTCGGCGCAGTGGGAGCACACCGTGCTGGTGACCGACGACGGGGTCGAGATCCTGACCCGGTTGCCCGGCGACGACAACGACCTCTGA
- the glnD gene encoding [protein-PII] uridylyltransferase, with the protein MAVAPDSDEEAAARAGEDAAWAALAAENLRGQDASFAQRFDDDGDIERLLMARVIAVDGLVRQAWSRSIPADAALTLFATGGYGRGELFPRSDIDLLVVVGDDAREGDTAALSRLFALLWDAGLPVGHAVRTLGECTQAAQDDLTVMTSLIEARPLVATPEMALRLEAAVSVDRVWPAREFFEAKREELRQRHARFGDTADNLEPNIKEGPGGLRDIHALRWMARRVFGTRDIESLIPLGHLGLDEYSALEREWRVLARLRYGLHLVAGKREERLRFDYQKALAARLQHIDDADNAAIERMMQAFYRSAAIVQRIGERLLQRFEEQIEGDVEAVPLDAEFAMKRGYLVARDEFWPGGDMARVFWLFALWADHPGAKGLHSRTARALAESLHALPAYDAASAELREDFVALLRGPGPVRSLERMARLGVLGRWIPAFAQVSGRMQFDLFHVYTVDQHTLAVLRNLASFSTGIPDERFSMAHEVWPLLRKPELLLVAGLFHDIAKGRGGDHSELGAVDARAFCQAHGFSANDTALVEWLVLKHLLMSTTAQKQDISDPAVIHRFAVEVADRERLDYLYLLTCADIAGTSPKLWNAWKDRLLADLRIATRYALRRGLEHRLGAADRIAETRDKATGLLVAEGVDNIDALFARMPDTNFLRARADQVVWQALALRGAPAGATVARVRRLAGAGDALEVFVHAPDRDGLFAAIVITLDRLGLAIQQARALDGPADTIFDTFQVLSVDQRQAPDIGAIERKLATVLAGSLDVRPARRAQPRHLRHFRVVPQVDFDTTGDGRRTVMSLVCTDRPGLLADIAQVLRQQHVRVHDARIATFGARAEDVFLVSDRRDRALDDTQCGALRDALQQGIDGEHAA; encoded by the coding sequence GTGGCGGTCGCCCCGGACAGCGACGAGGAGGCTGCCGCGCGCGCCGGCGAGGACGCGGCCTGGGCGGCGCTCGCCGCCGAGAACCTGCGCGGCCAGGATGCGAGCTTCGCGCAGCGCTTCGACGACGACGGCGACATCGAGCGCCTGCTGATGGCGCGCGTGATCGCGGTCGACGGGCTGGTGCGGCAGGCGTGGTCGCGGTCGATCCCGGCCGACGCCGCGCTCACCCTGTTCGCGACCGGTGGCTACGGGCGCGGCGAGCTGTTCCCGCGCTCGGACATCGACCTGCTGGTGGTGGTCGGCGACGACGCGCGCGAAGGCGACACCGCCGCGCTGTCGCGGCTGTTCGCGTTGCTGTGGGACGCCGGCCTGCCGGTGGGCCACGCGGTGCGCACGCTCGGCGAGTGCACCCAGGCCGCGCAGGACGACCTGACCGTGATGACCTCGCTGATCGAGGCGCGTCCGCTGGTCGCCACGCCGGAGATGGCGCTGCGCCTGGAAGCGGCGGTCTCGGTCGACCGGGTGTGGCCGGCGCGCGAGTTCTTCGAAGCCAAGCGCGAGGAACTGCGCCAGCGCCACGCCCGCTTCGGCGACACCGCCGACAACCTCGAACCCAACATCAAGGAAGGCCCCGGTGGTCTGCGCGACATCCACGCCCTGCGCTGGATGGCGCGACGCGTGTTCGGCACCCGCGACATCGAGTCGCTGATCCCGCTGGGACACCTGGGCCTGGACGAGTATTCGGCCCTGGAGCGCGAATGGCGGGTACTGGCGCGGCTGCGCTACGGCCTGCACCTGGTGGCCGGCAAGCGCGAGGAGCGCCTGCGCTTCGACTACCAGAAGGCGCTGGCCGCCCGCCTGCAGCACATCGACGATGCCGACAACGCCGCGATCGAGCGGATGATGCAGGCCTTCTACCGCAGCGCCGCGATCGTGCAGCGTATCGGCGAGCGGCTGCTGCAACGCTTCGAGGAGCAGATCGAGGGCGACGTGGAGGCAGTCCCGCTCGATGCTGAGTTCGCGATGAAGCGCGGCTACCTGGTGGCGCGCGACGAGTTCTGGCCGGGCGGCGACATGGCGCGGGTGTTCTGGCTGTTCGCACTGTGGGCCGACCACCCCGGCGCCAAGGGCCTGCACTCGCGCACCGCGCGCGCGCTGGCCGAATCGCTGCACGCACTGCCTGCGTACGATGCGGCGTCGGCGGAGCTGCGGGAGGACTTCGTCGCGCTGCTGCGTGGCCCTGGCCCGGTGCGCTCGCTGGAGCGGATGGCGCGGCTGGGGGTGCTCGGACGCTGGATCCCCGCGTTCGCGCAGGTGTCCGGGCGCATGCAGTTCGACCTGTTCCACGTCTACACCGTCGACCAGCACACGCTGGCGGTGCTGCGCAACCTGGCCTCGTTCTCCACCGGCATCCCCGACGAGCGCTTCTCGATGGCGCACGAGGTCTGGCCGCTGCTGCGCAAGCCCGAACTGCTGCTGGTCGCCGGCCTGTTCCACGATATCGCCAAGGGCCGCGGCGGCGACCATTCCGAACTGGGCGCGGTCGACGCGCGCGCGTTCTGCCAGGCGCATGGCTTCAGCGCGAACGACACCGCCCTGGTCGAGTGGCTGGTCCTCAAGCACCTGCTGATGTCGACCACCGCGCAGAAACAGGACATCTCCGATCCCGCGGTGATCCACCGTTTCGCGGTCGAGGTGGCGGACCGCGAGCGGCTCGACTACCTCTACCTGCTGACCTGCGCCGACATCGCCGGCACCTCGCCGAAGCTGTGGAACGCATGGAAGGACCGTCTGCTGGCCGACCTGCGCATCGCCACCCGCTACGCGCTGCGGCGCGGGCTCGAGCATCGTCTCGGCGCCGCCGACCGGATCGCCGAGACCCGCGACAAGGCCACCGGCCTGCTGGTGGCCGAGGGCGTGGACAACATCGACGCGCTGTTCGCGCGCATGCCCGACACCAACTTCCTGCGCGCGCGTGCCGACCAGGTGGTCTGGCAGGCGCTGGCGCTGCGCGGCGCGCCCGCCGGCGCCACGGTGGCGCGCGTGCGTCGCCTGGCCGGCGCAGGCGATGCGCTGGAGGTGTTCGTGCATGCGCCCGACCGCGACGGCCTGTTCGCCGCGATCGTCATCACCCTCGATCGCCTGGGACTCGCGATCCAGCAGGCGCGCGCGCTCGATGGCCCGGCAGACACCATCTTCGACACCTTCCAGGTTCTGTCCGTGGACCAGCGCCAGGCCCCCGACATCGGCGCGATCGAGCGCAAGCTGGCGACGGTGCTGGCCGGATCGCTCGACGTGCGGCCGGCGAGGCGCGCGCAGCCGCGCCACCTGCGCCATTTCCGGGTGGTGCCGCAAGTCGATTTCGACACCACCGGCGATGGCCGCCGCACCGTCATGAGCCTGGTCTGCACCGACCGGCCGGGGCTGCTGGCCGACATCGCGCAGGTGCTGCGGCAGCAGCACGTCCGCGTCCACGACGCGCGCATCGCCACCTTCGGCGCGCGTGCCGAGGACGTGTTCCTGGTCAGCGACCGGCGCGACCGGGCGCTCGACGACACCCAGTGCGGCGCCCTGCGCGACGCGCTCCAGCAAGGCATCGACGGAGAACACGCGGCATGA